In Sulfitobacter guttiformis, the genomic stretch TTCGGCTGTGATAATCTCGACAGACTGACCATTCTTCACGCGCGTCCACAGCGGCACGCGCAATCCGTCCACCTTTGCGCCGACACAGGCCGCGCCAATGCGCGTGTGAATGGCATAGGCAAAATCAATCGGCGTCGCCCCGCGCGGCAGCTTGATCACCTCGCCTTTGGGCGTGAAGCAAAATACCTTATCGGCATACATCTCGAGTTTGACCGCCTCGAGGAAATCTTCATGGTCATCCTCGCCGTCGAATTGCTCGGTCAGCTGGGCGATCCACTTTGCAGGGTCCACCGCAAACGGGTTGCGAGAACGCACACCATCCCGGTACGACCAATGCGCCGCCACGCCTGTTTCGGCCACATCGTGCATTTGACGTGTGCGGATTTGGACCTCGACACGCTTACCGTCACGCCCCGAAACCGTGGTATGGATTGAGCGATAGCCGTTGGTCTTCGGCTGGCTGATGTAATCCTTGAATCGTCCCGGCACCGCACGCCACCGACGGTGGATCGCACCAAGCGCAAGGTAGCAATCTTCTTCGCTGTCTGTGATGATACGGAATCCGTAAATATCCGACAGACGAGAGAAGGACTGCTCTTTTTCTTCCATCTTGCGCCAGATCGAATAGGGTTTTTTCGCGCGCCCAAACACTTCCGCTTCGACGCCTGCGGTTGCAAGCTCCTTGCGCATGTCAGTCGTGATCCGCGAGATCACATCGCCGGTCTCGTTTTGTAGTGTGATGAAACGGCGGATGATGGACAAGCGCGCTTCGGGGTTGAGCACGCGAAACGCAAGGTCCTCAAGCTCTTCACGCATCCACTGCATGCCCATACGACCCGCCAGCGGCGCAAAAATGTCCATGGTTTCGCGGGCTTTTTGCGACTGCTTTTCGGGGCGCATCGCCTTGATGGTGCGCATATTGTGCAGCCGGTCAGACAGTTTGACCAGAATTACCCGCAGATCCTTGGACATCGCCATAAACAGCTTGCGGAAGTTCTCGGCCTGTTTGGTTTGTGAGGAATTCAGCTGGAGATTAGTCAGCTTGGTAACACCGTCTACCAGCTCTGCCACATCCTTGCCGAAAAGATCGAGCACCTCCGCGTAGGAAGCCGGTGTATCTTCAATGGTGTCGTGCAACAGGGCAGTGATTATTGTAGCATCGTCCAGCTGCTGCTCCGCCAGAAT encodes the following:
- a CDS encoding RelA/SpoT family protein, giving the protein MTTTADDLVTLVRGFNPKTNEVQLRAAYAYGERMHHGQLRHSGEPYFTHPVAVAAILAEQQLDDATIITALLHDTIEDTPASYAEVLDLFGKDVAELVDGVTKLTNLQLNSSQTKQAENFRKLFMAMSKDLRVILVKLSDRLHNMRTIKAMRPEKQSQKARETMDIFAPLAGRMGMQWMREELEDLAFRVLNPEARLSIIRRFITLQNETGDVISRITTDMRKELATAGVEAEVFGRAKKPYSIWRKMEEKEQSFSRLSDIYGFRIITDSEEDCYLALGAIHRRWRAVPGRFKDYISQPKTNGYRSIHTTVSGRDGKRVEVQIRTRQMHDVAETGVAAHWSYRDGVRSRNPFAVDPAKWIAQLTEQFDGEDDHEDFLEAVKLEMYADKVFCFTPKGEVIKLPRGATPIDFAYAIHTRIGAACVGAKVDGLRVPLWTRVKNGQSVEIITAEGQTPQVTWLEIATTGKAKTAIRRSLREVDRARFVKLGRELARSAFEHVGKRATEKVLATAARTLRIKSVDQLLERLGSSEVLGREVVSAVYPELAQVSGDLVDRKRAIIGLEPGQSFDRAPCCEPLPGERIVGITFRGRGVTLHAIDCDRLSAYENQPERWLDLRWHDGSHPAAYGATIEMTVANDRGVLGRICTLIGEAGANIADLNFVDRKPDFFRLLVHAELRDVEQLHSLMLTLEAESNVAALSRYRATGAQPDEVMAAGSPL